In Tubulanus polymorphus chromosome 2, tnTubPoly1.2, whole genome shotgun sequence, a single window of DNA contains:
- the LOC141899142 gene encoding LOW QUALITY PROTEIN: uncharacterized protein LOC141899142 (The sequence of the model RefSeq protein was modified relative to this genomic sequence to represent the inferred CDS: substituted 1 base at 1 genomic stop codon) — MGKDEEEREVDFSKDENEVRGNWSGRLDFLLSCLGCAVGLGNVWRFPYLCYKHGGGAFLIPYVIMLVFVGMPVFFLELSLGQFSSSGLLTAFRFSKMFQGIGMGMVIVSAYVAMYYNMVIAWGIYYLFASLAKVLPWESCDNPWNNAYCFKKLPDAECITSTVVRQSNGLCYNASNAAQIVGLWNETIAKAAGIKRQLPSEQYFNNYVMGTSSGIDNIGNVKWQLLLCLILAWILVFFCLIKGIKSSGKVVYFTAVFPYVVLVILLVRGVTLDGHREGVRFYIIPKFEKLLNAKVWSDAAAQIFYSLSASFGGLIALSSYNRFHNNVLRDTLIVSLGNCLTSFFAGFVIFSFLGFQAHTMKTTVEQVAESGPGLAFIVYPDAITKMPISPLWAVLFFFMLITLGIDSQFAMLETITTSIMDRFVYLRKRKVWVIFTTCVVLFLAGLPCTTEGGIYVLNLLDGYAGGWSVLLIGLMEFIAIAWVYGSGRFCNDIRIMTGHMPSMWWQVCWRGFSPLLILFVFVFTFVDYEPLKYGDYEYPYWANVLGWVIAVTVVMFIPFRMIYEVMTTNGDCRTVSRELMYLELTRYFIDSNEFMFLVVVSXKLKEAASPSVYWGPALVKHRRLVDYVPNFVVDPYNTEAQTHQFTLQPQDEKKEPLDVSETSKTVLPGPGPGIEMGPSVSTDTESTRYDEARRLDYLVHCMTKASIKVCVLQTWRARQPDLQQSEMADYNNSQKALQANDVNLELNEDVGKQDFSKDENEERGNWSGRLDFLLSCLGYAVGLGNVWRFPYLCYRNGGGAFLIPYVIMMVFVGMPIFFMELSLGQFSSNGPLTCWKFAPFFGGIGIGMTIVSALVAIYYNMIIAWSLFYTFASFTSYLPWQDCDREWNTGSKFIDRYLSQMVGQVFSPSCNTPGLLMGVNGTCLNATTNMIVGLWDETKARNDLGIKRKSASEEYFNNYMLGISDGFEDFGFPRWQLILCLLLAWVIVFLCLSKGVKSSGKVVYFTALFPYIVLIILLIRGVLLDGHLDGIRFYIIPRWETLTDAKVWIDAAVQIFFSLSACWGGLITLSSYNRFHNNVLRDSIIVSLGNCLTSFFAGFVIFSFLGFQAKQMHTTVDKVATSGAGLAFIVYPDAVTRMPISPLWAVLFFVMLLTLGLDSQFTLCETVVTALLDRFPSLRKRKIFVILTLCIVFFAIGILLTTPGGMYLLQLMDTYAGGWSVLLIGFCECIALMWVYGWERFASDIKCMTGSRPSLWWRMCWQFLTPAIILFVLFFSWIDYSPARYGEYYFPIWADAIGWVMSVSVIIAIPLVMLYALCKYRGIRNATTPTVEWGPALEKHRRLVTYVPGFVYNPTDNPSEWRSAPSLNNQSKVGKENPAYDATEVTED, encoded by the exons ATGGGCAAAGATgag GAGGAGCGTGAGGTGGATTTCtccaaagatgaaaatgaagttcGAGGAAACTGGAGCGGTCGGTTAGATTTCTTACTGTCCTGCCTTGGATGTGCCGTTGGACTCGGCAATGTCTGGAGATTCCCATATTTGTGTTACAAACATGGCGGTGGTGCCTTTCTAATCCCATACGTGATCATGTTGGTTTTTGTTGGCATGCCTGTCTTTTTCCTGGAACTTTCTCTTGGACAATTTTCCAGCAGTGGACTTCTCACGGCTTTCAGATTTTCGAAGATGTTTCAAG GTATTGGAATGGGTATGGTTATAGTTTCTGCCTATGTTGCTATGTACTACAACATGGTCATTGCCTGGGGTATTTATTACCTATTTGCATCATTGGCAAAGGTATTGCCCTGGGAATCATGTGATAACCCTTGGAATAATGCAT attgtttcaaaaagcttCCCGATGCGGAGTGCATTACATCTACGGTAGTCCGTCAATCAAATGGTCTCTGCTATAATGCATCGAACGCCGCTCAAATTGTCGGATTGTGGAATGAAACCATCGCCAAAGCAGCTGGAATCAAACGACAATTACCAAGTGAACAATACTTCAA TAATTATGTAATGGGAACAAGTTCAGGTATTGACAATATTGGTAACGTCAAATGGCAACTGCTTCTTTGTTTGATATTGGCTTGGATACTTGTTTTCTTCTGTTTAATCAAGGGAATAAAATCATCGGGAAAG GTGGTGTACTTCACAGCTGTTTTCCCATACGTAGTTCTGGTAATATTGCTGGTGCGAGGGGTTACCTTGGATGGTCACAGGGAAGGCGTCAGGTTCTACATTATTCCAAAATTTGAAAAGCTCCTCAACGCGAAG GTTTGGAGTGATGCAGCTGCCCAGATATTTTACTCATTGTCGGCTTCTTTCGGAGGACTCATAGCGTTATCAAGTTACAACCGCTTCCACAACAACGTCTTACG AGACACCCTCATAGTATCCCTCGGTAACTGTTTAACTAGTTTCTTTGCTGGTTTCGTCATCTTCTCTTTCCTTGGATTCCAAGCGCATACTATGAAAACAACGGTTGAGCAAGTTGCGGAATCAG GACCTGGTCTTGCTTTCATAGTTTATCCAGATGCCATCACGAAAATGCCAATATCTCCATTGTGGgctgttttgtttttctttatgttAATTACACTGGGCATTGACAGCCAG TTCGCGATGTTGGAAACGATCACTACGTCTATAATGGACCGGTTTGTCTATCTACGAAAGCGTAAAGTTTGGGTGATATTCACCACCTGTGTGGTTTTATTCCTCGCTGGATTGCCATGTACAACAGAA GGTGGAATATATGTTTTGAACTTGCTCGATGGGTACGCTGGAGGATGGTCCGTTCTACTAATTGGTTTGATGGAGTTTATCGCTATTGCGTGGGTCTACG GTTCTGGAAGGTTCTGCAATGATATAAGGATTATGACTGGACATATGCCTTCAATGTGGTGGCAGGTTTGCTGGCGAGGATTTTCACCATTGCTCATTTTG TTTGTGTTTGTTTTCACATTTGTTGACTACGAACCGTTGAAATATGGTGATTATGAATATCCGTATTGGGCTAATGTTCTCGGTTGGGTGATAGCTGTGACTGTCGTTATGTTTATACCATTCCGGATGATTTATGAAGTTATGACAACTAACGGAGACTGCAGAACCGTAAGCAGAGAGTTAATGTATTTGGAATTAAcgagatatttcattgattcgaATGAATTCATGTTTTTGGTCGTTGTTTCTTAGAAGTTGAAGGAAGCGGCATCCCCTAGTGTATACTGGGGGCCAGCTCTTGTCAAACACCGTCGCTTGGTTGATTACGTGCCTAACTTTGTCGTCGACCCGTACAATACTGAAGCACAGACACATCAATTCACCCTCCAGCCACAGGATGAG AAGAAAGAGCCTTTAGATGTTTCCGAGACGTCTAAGACAGTACTCCCTGGGCCTGGGCCTGGCATCGAAATGGGA CCATCAGTATCAACTGATACAGAATCAACCCGGTATGATGAAGCACGTCGTCTCGATTATCTGGTTCACTGCATGACAAAGGCGTCCATCAAAGT GTGCGTACTGCAGACCTGGAGGGCGCGGCAACCGGACTTACAGCAATCCGAAATGGCGGATTACAATAATTCACAGAAGGCTCTA CAAGCGAATGATGTTAACTTGGAACTGAATGAAGATGTCGGAAAACAGGATTTCTCCAAAGATGAAAACGAAGAGAGAGGAAACTGGAGCGGTCGGTTAGATTTCTTACTGTCCTGCCTCGGATATGCTGTTGGACTCGGTAATGTCTGGAGATTTCCGTATCTGTGTTATCGTAACGGCGGGG GTGCTTTTCTTATTCCATACGTCATTATGATGGTATTCGTCGGAATGCCAATTTTCTTCATGGAACTTTCTTTGGGTCAGTTTTCGAGTAATGGACCACTGACCTGCTGGAAGTTTGCACCGTTTTTCGGAG GTATTGGTATAGGTATGACAATTGTATCAGCTCTGGTAGCGATTTATTACAATATGATAATCGCCTGGTCACTGTTTTATACCTTCGCCTCGTTTACCAGTTACCTTCCATGGCAAGATTGCGACCGAGAATGGAATACTGGAAGTAAGTTTATAGATAGATATCTCAGCCAAATGGTTGGACAGGTATTCTCTCCAAGT TGCAACACCCCTGGACTTCTAATGGGTGTAAACGGAACTTGTTTGAACGCGACGACCAATATGATTGTTGGTCTGTGGGACGAAACAAAAGCCAGAAATGACCTCGGAATAAAACGTAAAAGCGCCAGTGaagaatatttcaa TAACTATATGCTTGGAATAAGCGACGGATTTGAAGATTTCGGATTTCCTCGTTGGCAGCTGATATTGTGCTTATTACTGGCGTGGGTAATCGTTTTCTTGTGCTTATCAAAAGGAGTGAAATCATCGGGCAAG GTAGTTTATTTCACGGCATTGTTCCCGTACATTGTGCTTATCATTTTACTGATCCGCGGAGTTCTATTAGACGGTCATCTAGATGGTATCAGATTTTACATTATTCCAAGGTGGGAGACACTAACTGACGCAAAA gTATGGATTGATGCTGCCGTGCAGATATTCTTCTCGTTGTCCGCATGTTGGGGAGGTCTTATAACACTGTCTAGTTATAACCGATTCCACAACAATGTCCTCAG AGACAGCATAATTGTGTCACTGGGTAATTGCTTGACAAGTTTCTTCGCTGGTTTTGTCATTTTCTCATTCCTTGGATTCCAAGCGAAACAGATGCATACAACTGTTGATAAAGTAGCGACTAGCG GTGCTGGTCTTGCTTTTATCGTATACCCAGATGCAGTAACAAGAATGCCAATATCTCCGTTGTGGGCTGTTCTTTTTTTCGTCATGTTGTTGACCCTGGGACTGGACAGTCAG TTCACACTATGTGAGACTGTGGTCACTGCCCTTCTCGATAGATTTCCGTCGTTGAGGAAGCGAAAGATTTTTGTCATTCTGACGTTGTGTATTGTCTTCTTTGCTATTGGTATTCTTCTCACAACACCG GGAGGAATGTACCTTTTGCAATTGATGGATACCTACGCTGGTGGTTGGTCTGTACTTTTAATCGGCTTCTGTGAATGTATTGCCCTGATGTGGGTTTATG GCTGGGAGAGATTCGCTAGTGATATTAAATGCATGACTGGATCCAGGCCGTCACTTTGGTGGCGTATGTGCTGGCAGTTCCTGACGCCCGCTATCATCCTG tttgtgCTATTCTTCTCGTGGATTGATTATTCACCAGCTCGTTACGGTGAATATTACTTCCCGATATGGGCTGACGCTATAGGTTGGGTGATGTCTGTGTCGGTCATTATTGCTATCCCACTTGTTATGCTCTATGCCCTATGTAAGTACCGAGGAATAAGAAATGCTACTACACCAACTGTAGAGTGGGGACCTGCCTTAGAGAAACATCGAAGACTAGTGACCTATGTACCAGGTTTTGTCTATAACCCTACTGATAATCCTAGCGAATGGCGATCTGCACCAAGTTTGAACAATCAATCAAAG GTTGGTAAAGAAAATCCTGCATATGATGCGACAGAAGTCACGGAAGATTAG